In [Leptolyngbya] sp. PCC 7376, a genomic segment contains:
- the fabG gene encoding 3-oxoacyl-[acyl-carrier-protein] reductase, producing the protein MELLPVPQQRLKDQVAIVTGASRGIGKATAIALATEGAKVVINYARSSDAAEALVAEITDAGGEAIALQADVSQADQVDALIKNTLEKWGQIDILVNNAGITKDTLLMRMKPDAWQAVIDINLTGVFLCTKAVTRTMMKKRYGRIINITSVSGLMGNPGQANYSAAKAGVIGFTKTVAKELSSRNVTVNAVAPGFIATDMTEGLDNEDILKYIPMGRFGKPEDIAGMIRFLAADPAAAYITGQTFNVDGGMVMQ; encoded by the coding sequence ATGGAGTTACTTCCTGTTCCCCAACAACGTCTCAAAGATCAAGTCGCAATTGTAACCGGCGCTTCACGGGGTATCGGTAAAGCCACGGCGATCGCCCTCGCGACAGAAGGTGCAAAAGTTGTTATTAATTACGCTCGTTCTAGCGATGCAGCAGAAGCTTTAGTGGCTGAGATTACTGATGCTGGCGGCGAGGCGATCGCTCTCCAAGCAGACGTTTCCCAGGCTGATCAAGTCGATGCATTGATCAAAAATACCCTTGAAAAATGGGGACAAATCGACATTTTGGTAAACAATGCTGGTATCACCAAAGACACTCTTTTGATGCGGATGAAGCCCGACGCATGGCAAGCTGTTATTGATATCAATTTAACTGGTGTTTTTCTCTGTACTAAAGCTGTGACAAGAACGATGATGAAAAAGCGTTATGGTCGCATTATTAATATCACTTCCGTCTCTGGACTGATGGGTAATCCTGGCCAAGCAAACTATAGTGCCGCAAAAGCCGGTGTAATTGGTTTCACTAAAACCGTTGCAAAAGAATTGTCTAGCCGTAATGTCACTGTTAATGCAGTTGCCCCTGGATTTATCGCGACTGATATGACCGAAGGGCTAGATAACGAAGATATTCTTAAATACATTCCCATGGGACGTTTCGGTAAGCCCGAAGACATTGCCGGAATGATTCGTTTTCTTGCTGCTGACCCTGCAGCTGCTTACATCACAGGCCAAACTTTTAACGTTGATGGCGGCATGGTAATGCAATAA
- a CDS encoding sigma-70 family RNA polymerase sigma factor, which produces MNRRSQFSEDLALFKRYAQQPTVCLRNRLVKSNLGLVRKVAYQMSRTCAETYEDLEQVASFGLIRAVERFNPERGVAFSSFAMPYIRGEILHYLRDRGSVIKIPRVWQELHSKGQKLRRKLRTQLGRSPYDYELAEALGVSTKDWQDCQLAWKNRLLISLDVSFGSSADDTVTLGETLPDTHNLEQQQREEIKLQLQDVFTHLEERTQKAIQLVCLEELPRTEAAKLIGISPMTVSRHLKKGMQQMNQLLEPQAA; this is translated from the coding sequence ATGAATCGACGCTCCCAGTTTTCTGAAGATCTAGCTTTATTTAAGCGTTATGCGCAACAGCCAACGGTTTGCCTCCGCAATCGTCTGGTGAAATCAAATCTAGGGCTTGTTCGTAAGGTGGCTTATCAAATGAGTCGCACCTGCGCAGAAACTTACGAAGACCTAGAACAGGTCGCATCATTCGGTCTGATTCGGGCAGTGGAACGCTTTAATCCAGAACGAGGAGTCGCCTTCAGTTCTTTTGCGATGCCCTATATTCGAGGCGAAATCTTACATTATCTTCGTGACCGCGGCAGTGTGATTAAAATTCCTCGGGTTTGGCAGGAGCTACATTCTAAAGGTCAAAAGTTACGCCGTAAGCTCCGCACTCAACTTGGGCGATCGCCTTACGATTACGAGCTAGCAGAAGCACTTGGTGTCAGCACAAAAGATTGGCAAGATTGCCAGTTAGCTTGGAAAAACCGTCTTTTAATTAGCCTTGATGTGAGCTTTGGTAGCAGTGCAGACGACACAGTTACCCTCGGCGAAACATTACCCGATACTCACAATCTAGAGCAACAACAACGCGAAGAAATCAAACTACAACTCCAAGACGTTTTTACTCACTTAGAAGAACGGACACAAAAAGCAATTCAACTTGTGTGTTTAGAAGAATTACCGAGGACAGAAGCCGCAAAATTAATTGGCATTAGTCCAATGACTGTCTCGCGTCATCTCAAAAAAGGTATGCAGCAAATGAATCAACTGCTCGAACCGCAAGCTGCCTAA